One region of Marivirga arenosa genomic DNA includes:
- a CDS encoding FKBP-type peptidyl-prolyl cis-trans isomerase codes for MNNYKSLAIALLSIIFLGACDSEKKETTQDGIDYVLVESENGESFSEGDFAIYSLKLVDSEDSVLINSEEVGELPVQIIDSVLSTRGPLFSILKELNIGDSIKTKLSASEVLTQGFRQPVAQDKDPEERLTVYAKALQKLDTAGFMEWQQQKREEAMQKQRADAEAQKGIDDQLIQDFLAKNEIEAEKTESGLYYMVTEEASGEKPEAGDTVRVNYVGRTMDGTVFDTSYEDIAKESGVYNEQREYGPIEIPIGKGRVIRGWDEGIMLLNEGSEATLYIPSGMAYGARAAGPKIPANSSLIFDVELVEVK; via the coding sequence ATGAACAATTATAAGAGTTTAGCCATAGCCTTACTATCCATCATCTTTTTAGGAGCATGTGATAGTGAAAAGAAAGAGACTACTCAAGATGGTATTGATTATGTATTAGTAGAAAGTGAAAATGGAGAATCATTTTCTGAAGGTGATTTCGCAATCTACTCATTAAAATTAGTAGATAGTGAAGATTCAGTATTGATTAATAGTGAAGAAGTAGGTGAGTTGCCAGTTCAAATTATTGATTCTGTATTATCAACAAGAGGCCCATTGTTTTCAATTTTAAAGGAATTGAATATTGGCGATAGTATTAAAACTAAACTTTCTGCGAGTGAAGTTTTAACTCAAGGATTCAGACAGCCTGTTGCTCAGGATAAAGATCCTGAAGAAAGATTAACAGTATATGCAAAAGCACTTCAGAAATTAGATACTGCTGGTTTTATGGAATGGCAGCAACAAAAAAGAGAGGAAGCAATGCAGAAGCAAAGAGCAGATGCTGAAGCACAAAAAGGAATTGATGATCAATTGATTCAAGATTTCTTAGCTAAAAACGAGATTGAGGCAGAGAAAACAGAATCAGGTCTTTATTATATGGTAACCGAAGAAGCATCAGGAGAGAAGCCTGAAGCAGGAGATACTGTAAGAGTGAACTATGTAGGTAGAACTATGGATGGTACTGTTTTTGATACTTCATACGAAGATATCGCTAAAGAATCGGGTGTTTATAATGAGCAGAGAGAATATGGTCCAATCGAAATCCCTATTGGTAAAGGTAGAGTAATCAGAGGATGGGACGAAGGCATCATGTTGTTAAATGAAGGAAGCGAAGCTACTTTGTATATTCCTTCTGGCATGGCTTATGGAGCAAGAGCTGCAGGACCAAAAATTCCAGCAAACTCATCTTTAATTTTTGATGTTGAGCTAGTGGAGGTAAAATAA
- a CDS encoding DHH family phosphoesterase has product MQDILKLKEVLETPQNIVITTHQKPDADALGSSLGIYNYLIKNGHNATVITPTDYPQFLYWMKGNDKVIVYNENGNEEKSNQLVAEADLIFCLDFSNLHRINELGDAVGESKAHKVLIDHHRGPEEFAEYVYHDVDSASTAQLIFKMIKLFGDKEQIDPDIADCLYAGIMTDTGSFKHPNTTQEVHEIVAELISLGANNSEVSRLIYDTNSLDRLKFLGFALSERLTVFEKEHAAYFAISLEDLKKFNSKNGDTEGLVNYALSINGITMAALFTETEDGTKLSLRSIGDFEVNTLAGEYFNGGGHKNAAGGKVDLGLKETVNLFERIIREYAIQLQNREKIEVYEQL; this is encoded by the coding sequence ATGCAGGACATTTTAAAACTAAAAGAGGTATTAGAAACACCTCAAAATATTGTAATTACCACCCATCAAAAACCTGATGCTGATGCATTAGGCAGTAGTTTGGGAATCTATAATTATCTTATCAAAAACGGTCATAATGCAACAGTAATTACCCCTACTGACTATCCGCAATTCCTTTATTGGATGAAAGGCAATGATAAGGTGATTGTATACAATGAAAATGGAAATGAGGAAAAGTCAAACCAATTAGTAGCGGAGGCAGATCTAATTTTTTGTCTTGATTTTTCTAATCTTCATAGAATAAATGAATTAGGAGATGCTGTAGGTGAATCAAAAGCGCATAAGGTATTAATAGATCATCACCGCGGTCCGGAAGAATTTGCTGAATACGTTTATCATGATGTGGATTCAGCTTCTACTGCTCAGCTAATCTTTAAAATGATTAAGCTTTTTGGAGATAAAGAACAAATTGATCCTGATATTGCAGATTGCCTTTATGCAGGAATCATGACCGATACCGGCTCCTTTAAACATCCTAACACTACTCAGGAGGTACATGAAATTGTAGCGGAGTTAATTAGTTTAGGAGCTAACAATTCGGAAGTATCAAGATTGATATATGATACAAATTCACTCGATCGCTTAAAATTTTTAGGTTTTGCATTAAGTGAAAGATTAACAGTTTTCGAAAAGGAGCATGCAGCCTATTTTGCCATTTCATTGGAAGATTTGAAAAAATTTAATTCTAAAAATGGTGATACAGAAGGTCTTGTAAATTATGCTTTATCTATTAATGGTATTACCATGGCGGCATTGTTTACTGAAACAGAAGATGGTACTAAACTATCTTTAAGGTCAATCGGTGATTTTGAAGTTAACACACTGGCAGGAGAATATTTTAATGGTGGAGGCCATAAGAATGCAGCTGGTGGAAAGGTTGATTTAGGTTTAAAGGAGACCGTGAATTTATTTGAAAGAATTATAAGAGAATACGCAATACAATTACAAAACAGAGAAAAAATAGAAGTTTATGAACAATTATAA
- a CDS encoding nucleoside-diphosphate kinase: MAGNRTFTMIKPDAVGENNIGAITKMIEEGGFRIVSMKMTKLSEERAGQFYAVHKERPFFKDLVAYMSGGHIVAMILEKDNAVEDFRKLIGATNPADAEEGTIRKMFAKSIEANAIHGSDSDENAQIEGSFFFADIEKF, encoded by the coding sequence ATGGCTGGAAACAGAACATTTACGATGATTAAGCCCGATGCAGTGGGTGAAAACAATATTGGTGCAATTACAAAAATGATTGAGGAAGGTGGATTCCGTATTGTATCAATGAAAATGACGAAATTAAGTGAAGAAAGAGCGGGTCAGTTTTATGCTGTTCACAAAGAGCGTCCTTTCTTTAAAGATTTAGTAGCATATATGTCAGGTGGCCACATTGTTGCTATGATTTTAGAAAAAGATAACGCAGTTGAAGATTTCAGAAAATTAATCGGAGCAACTAATCCAGCTGATGCTGAAGAAGGAACTATCAGAAAAATGTTTGCTAAATCAATTGAAGCAAACGCTATTCACGGTTCTGATTCTGATGAAAATGCTCAAATCGAAGGAAGTTTCTTTTTTGCTGATATTGAGAAATTCTAA
- a CDS encoding AMP-dependent synthetase/ligase: MELTRLFDLLSYQKENHPIKDTFSYKYDGRWKNYSTDDVINIVNAVSRGFLKLGLKKDDKVGIVSSNRPEWNFIDLALQQIGAVSVPMYPTITPKDYKFIFEDSGLKYVFAEDQELYDKVKKASEGLSFVENIYSFENLNNIPHWSELRESGENDTTDLEEYKKAVTPEDLVTLIYTSGTTGNPKGVMLTHNNVLSNAKAVSENLDVAGIRKSLSFLPLCHIFERTSVYFYLYRGVGVYYAENLEKIGDNLKEVQPDMFTTVPRLLEKIYDKIVAKGMELTGIKKSLFFWALNLGHKYDRNKAQGGWYDFQLKLANKLIFSKWREAVGGNIKIIASGGAALQPRLATIFWSAQIPVLEAYGLTETSPGISFNRYNKEDMLIGTVGPALPGVEIKIAEDGEVLAKGPNIMKGYYNQPEKTAEVIDKDGWFHTGDIGEMVNGKFLKITDRKKEMFKTSGGKYIAPQYIENKLKESTMIEMAMVVGDGQKFPGALIVPNFEALKEWCQHKGLAYTSDSEMIKDEKIIEKFDREIGKANDQFAQYEKIKKTILLPEAWTVENGELTAKLSLKRKIIEANYKDEIASIYNN, encoded by the coding sequence ATGGAACTCACTAGGCTTTTCGATTTACTATCTTATCAAAAAGAAAACCACCCAATTAAAGATACATTCTCCTACAAATATGATGGCCGCTGGAAAAACTACAGCACAGATGATGTAATAAATATTGTAAATGCTGTATCAAGGGGCTTTCTAAAATTGGGATTAAAAAAAGATGATAAAGTTGGAATAGTCTCTTCCAACAGACCAGAGTGGAATTTTATTGATCTTGCCTTACAACAAATTGGTGCTGTTAGTGTGCCTATGTACCCTACCATCACCCCAAAAGATTATAAATTCATTTTTGAAGATTCAGGATTGAAATATGTTTTTGCTGAAGATCAAGAATTATATGATAAAGTTAAAAAAGCTTCAGAAGGCTTATCCTTTGTAGAAAATATTTACTCTTTTGAAAACCTGAATAATATTCCTCACTGGTCAGAATTAAGAGAAAGTGGAGAAAATGACACCACAGATTTAGAGGAATATAAAAAAGCCGTTACTCCTGAAGATTTAGTAACACTTATTTACACTTCTGGTACAACTGGTAATCCTAAAGGTGTGATGCTTACCCATAATAATGTATTAAGCAATGCAAAAGCTGTCTCAGAGAACTTAGATGTTGCCGGAATAAGAAAGTCTTTAAGCTTTTTGCCACTCTGCCATATATTCGAAAGAACCAGTGTTTATTTCTACTTATATAGAGGCGTTGGGGTTTATTATGCTGAAAACCTTGAAAAAATTGGAGATAATTTAAAAGAGGTACAGCCTGATATGTTCACCACAGTTCCGAGGTTGCTTGAAAAAATCTATGATAAAATTGTTGCAAAGGGAATGGAATTAACTGGGATTAAAAAATCTCTGTTTTTCTGGGCTTTAAACTTAGGACATAAATACGACCGTAACAAAGCCCAAGGCGGGTGGTATGATTTCCAACTTAAGCTAGCTAATAAATTAATTTTTAGTAAATGGAGAGAGGCAGTTGGTGGTAATATTAAAATAATTGCTTCAGGTGGTGCTGCATTACAACCTAGATTAGCTACTATTTTCTGGTCGGCACAAATACCTGTTTTGGAAGCCTATGGTTTAACAGAAACCTCTCCAGGCATTTCTTTTAACAGATACAATAAAGAAGATATGCTTATTGGTACAGTTGGTCCTGCATTACCTGGGGTTGAAATAAAAATTGCCGAAGATGGTGAGGTTTTAGCCAAGGGGCCAAATATCATGAAAGGGTATTATAATCAGCCTGAAAAAACTGCCGAGGTAATTGATAAAGATGGTTGGTTCCATACCGGTGATATTGGAGAAATGGTGAATGGTAAATTTCTTAAAATTACAGATCGTAAAAAAGAGATGTTCAAAACATCAGGAGGGAAATATATTGCGCCACAATACATTGAAAATAAACTAAAGGAATCCACCATGATTGAGATGGCTATGGTAGTAGGTGATGGACAAAAATTCCCTGGGGCACTTATAGTTCCAAACTTTGAAGCTCTAAAGGAATGGTGTCAACATAAAGGTTTAGCCTATACATCTGACTCTGAAATGATAAAGGATGAAAAAATTATTGAAAAATTTGACCGGGAGATAGGGAAAGCAAATGATCAATTTGCTCAGTATGAAAAAATCAAAAAGACCATTCTTCTTCCAGAAGCCTGGACTGTTGAAAATGGTGAATTGACCGCAAAACTGAGTTTGAAGCGAAAAATAATTGAAGCAAACTATAAAGATGAAATCGCTTCTATATATAATAATTGA
- a CDS encoding PQQ-dependent sugar dehydrogenase, with translation MRTLAALKFLSLLFIINFSCNAEPESNLKDDFEGVTIADGLENPWGMTWLPDGKMLVTEKRGEILVIENDAFEGVKLKGVPEVYNRGQGGLLDIQAHPNYAENGWIYFSYAKPGKGGGSTAIMRAKLDGNQLVNKELIYESFPKTNSGVHFGSRIDFKEGYIFFSIGERGKMENAQSVGNPFGKIHRLYENGDLPEDNPFVKIPDAEHSIWSYGHRNPQGLQFHPETGNLWEHEHGPKGGDELNIVEKAKNYGWPEITYGIDYDGTIISNETEKEGMMQPEHYWDPSIAPCGMTFVSSDRYPSWKGDLLLGSLKFQYLCRVNLDDEGKYINEEKLLKGIGRVRHVAESPDGYIYVAVEGPGKIVKLVPKK, from the coding sequence ATGAGAACCTTAGCTGCTCTTAAATTTCTTTCATTACTTTTTATAATTAATTTTTCATGTAATGCTGAACCTGAAAGCAATCTTAAAGATGATTTTGAGGGAGTCACTATTGCTGATGGATTAGAAAATCCTTGGGGAATGACCTGGCTGCCCGATGGCAAAATGCTTGTTACCGAAAAAAGAGGAGAAATTTTAGTAATTGAAAATGATGCTTTTGAAGGAGTAAAATTAAAAGGAGTTCCAGAAGTTTATAATCGTGGTCAAGGCGGACTTCTTGACATTCAAGCCCATCCCAATTATGCTGAAAATGGCTGGATATATTTTAGCTATGCAAAACCAGGCAAAGGAGGTGGTAGCACAGCCATTATGAGAGCCAAACTCGATGGAAATCAATTAGTCAATAAAGAATTGATCTACGAATCCTTTCCAAAAACGAATTCAGGCGTTCATTTTGGTTCCAGAATAGATTTTAAAGAGGGTTACATCTTTTTTAGTATTGGAGAAAGAGGGAAAATGGAAAACGCCCAATCAGTGGGAAATCCTTTTGGTAAAATCCATCGATTGTATGAAAATGGTGATCTTCCAGAAGATAACCCTTTCGTAAAAATTCCTGATGCTGAACATAGCATTTGGAGTTATGGTCATAGAAACCCTCAGGGCCTGCAGTTTCATCCTGAAACTGGAAATTTGTGGGAACATGAACATGGACCTAAAGGAGGAGATGAATTGAATATAGTAGAAAAGGCAAAAAATTATGGCTGGCCTGAAATCACCTATGGAATAGATTATGATGGCACTATTATTAGTAATGAAACCGAAAAGGAGGGAATGATGCAACCTGAGCATTATTGGGATCCTTCCATTGCCCCTTGTGGGATGACTTTTGTTAGCAGCGATCGATATCCTTCCTGGAAAGGCGACCTATTATTAGGCTCGCTTAAATTTCAATATTTATGTAGAGTTAATCTGGATGATGAGGGAAAATATATTAATGAAGAAAAATTATTAAAGGGGATCGGAAGAGTTAGGCATGTTGCTGAAAGCCCGGACGGTTACATCTATGTTGCAGTTGAGGGGCCAGGAAAAATTGTCAAACTAGTTCCAAAAAAATAA
- the gltB gene encoding glutamate synthase large subunit: MRNNSLYKSAFEHDACGIGTIININGKKEHQLIQDALDMLENMEHRGGTGADKQTGDGAGIMMQIDEHYIKWTADDAGISFKKEKPVGTGIFFFPKMPKVADECKEVLNKHAEELELEILGYRKVPVNEKVPGSGAKPVEPLIEQVFIQSKKAISNEELERKLFVLRNYSTHYIGHNVQGNNKAFYACSLSTNTVIYKGQLRTNQLREYYYDLTDERFKSAFAIIHSRFSTNTFPNWKLAQPFRFISHNGEINTIRGNVTKMKSKEANFDSKVFTDADLEKLLPVTNPEHSDSANLDAIVEMLVLDGRPLEHVMMMIVPEAWQDNNMMDKDRKAFYKYHASIMEPWDGPAALIFTDGKKVGATLDRNGLRPSRFCITNNNRLIVSSEAGALPVKADEIIQKGRLQPGKMLMADLEQNKILFDEEIKNSITANKSYQDWIIAHRVKLRNLPVPEVSTEKLSGENLLQQQKAYGYTSEELKVILADMAVRGTEPIGSMGADTPLAILSKQSQHISNYFKQLFAQVSNPPIDPIRERMVMSLFTRVGESLNILEESPAHAKQVHISQPVLLDSDISKFMYLKDIGFDYEIIDCVFKADGEPGRLEEGLNTICAKAEEAAKNGKVVLILSDRNIDHDHAPIPSLLSTGAVHQHLVKLNLRTKTGIVVEAGDVRETHHFATIIGYGASAINPYLAINSIEELHDKGQLEDGLSKEKAVENYQKAIGYGLLKILSKMGISTLQSYQSAQIFEALGLHSTVIEKCFTGTISRIEGIDFDGLAKEVLVRHLQAYPSNNQVKKGLEVGGVYQWKQRGEKHLFNPETIHLLQHSTKTANFSLYKKYASKINDQVKDTLTLRGLFDFKKRVPISLSEVEPAEKIMKRFATGAMSFGSISHEAHSTLAIAMNRIGAKSNSGEGGEDEVRFEVKPNGDWERSAIKQVASGRFGVTSYYLTNADELQIKMAQGAKPGEGGQLPGHKVDEWIGRVRHSTPGVGLISPPPHHDIYSIEDLAQLIYDLKNANRTARINVKLVSQAGVGTVAAGVSKANADVVLISGADGGTGASPLSSIRHAGLPWELGLAEAHQTLVKNNLRSRITVQADGQMRTGRDLAIATLLGAEEWGISTAALVVEGCIMMRKCHTNTCPVGVATQNPELRKLFTGDPEHVVNFFKFLTEDLREIMAQLGFKTIDEMVGHSEVLKVRNDVPFWKLKDLDLSPILYQEHIAEQVGVFKQIEQEHELDEVLDWQLLETAKEALENKQAVRKTFPIRNINRAVGAILSNEISKKYKGEGLPEDTIRYKFEGSAGQSFGAFLAPGVTFEIEGESNDYYGKGLSGGKLLIYPPKNSSFTASENIIIGNVAFYGATSGYAYINGMAGERFCVRNSGVHTVVEGVGDHACEYMTGGRVVVLGETGKNFAAGMSGGIAYVLDENNSFEENCNKAMVGMESPSEEDINELKTLIDYHAQATGSVKAKAILEDFDHYLSKFIKVIPHDYKRILEAKKEEEQKNNEKIVA; encoded by the coding sequence ATGCGTAACAATTCTTTATACAAATCTGCATTTGAACATGATGCCTGTGGAATAGGAACCATCATTAATATTAACGGCAAAAAAGAGCACCAACTTATTCAAGATGCTCTTGACATGTTGGAAAACATGGAGCACAGAGGCGGTACAGGAGCCGATAAGCAAACTGGTGATGGTGCAGGGATTATGATGCAAATCGATGAGCATTATATTAAATGGACTGCCGATGATGCGGGCATCTCATTTAAAAAGGAAAAACCGGTAGGGACAGGAATCTTCTTCTTTCCTAAAATGCCAAAAGTTGCTGATGAATGTAAAGAAGTATTAAATAAACATGCAGAAGAACTTGAGCTAGAAATTTTAGGATACCGAAAAGTGCCAGTTAATGAAAAAGTGCCAGGATCCGGTGCCAAGCCAGTAGAGCCTTTAATTGAACAGGTATTTATTCAGTCAAAAAAGGCAATTTCTAATGAAGAGTTAGAACGTAAATTATTTGTATTAAGAAATTACAGCACTCATTACATTGGCCATAATGTACAAGGAAACAATAAAGCCTTTTATGCCTGCAGCCTTTCTACTAATACAGTAATTTATAAAGGTCAATTAAGAACTAATCAACTTAGAGAATATTATTATGATTTAACAGACGAAAGATTTAAATCCGCTTTTGCTATTATTCACTCAAGATTCTCCACTAACACATTTCCAAATTGGAAACTTGCTCAACCTTTTAGATTCATCTCCCACAATGGAGAAATTAATACCATCAGGGGGAATGTAACCAAAATGAAATCTAAAGAAGCCAACTTTGATTCAAAGGTTTTTACTGATGCTGATTTAGAAAAGTTACTACCGGTAACCAATCCAGAACATTCTGATTCCGCTAATCTGGATGCCATTGTTGAAATGCTAGTGCTTGATGGCCGACCATTAGAACATGTCATGATGATGATAGTGCCCGAAGCATGGCAGGATAATAACATGATGGATAAAGACAGAAAAGCTTTTTATAAGTATCATGCATCCATAATGGAGCCTTGGGATGGCCCTGCTGCTTTAATTTTTACAGATGGTAAAAAAGTAGGTGCTACATTAGATAGAAATGGATTAAGGCCTTCTCGTTTCTGCATCACCAACAATAATCGATTGATAGTTTCTTCAGAAGCAGGAGCATTGCCGGTTAAAGCAGATGAAATTATCCAGAAAGGAAGATTACAGCCTGGTAAAATGTTGATGGCTGATTTAGAACAAAACAAAATTTTATTTGATGAGGAGATCAAAAATAGCATCACAGCTAATAAATCCTATCAAGACTGGATTATTGCCCATAGAGTAAAATTAAGAAATCTGCCCGTGCCTGAAGTTAGTACAGAAAAATTATCAGGTGAGAATTTATTACAACAACAAAAAGCTTATGGGTATACTTCAGAAGAATTAAAAGTTATACTAGCTGATATGGCGGTTAGAGGAACTGAGCCCATTGGTTCTATGGGGGCCGATACTCCACTAGCCATTTTAAGTAAGCAAAGCCAACATATATCAAATTATTTTAAGCAGTTATTTGCCCAGGTAAGCAATCCTCCAATTGACCCCATCCGAGAAAGAATGGTTATGTCACTTTTCACCAGAGTGGGTGAAAGTTTGAATATTTTAGAGGAATCCCCTGCGCATGCGAAACAAGTTCACATATCACAACCTGTTTTACTGGATTCTGATATTTCTAAATTCATGTACTTAAAAGACATTGGCTTTGATTATGAGATTATTGATTGTGTATTTAAAGCTGATGGAGAGCCTGGCAGACTAGAAGAAGGACTAAATACGATTTGCGCTAAGGCAGAAGAGGCAGCAAAGAACGGAAAAGTTGTTTTAATTCTTTCCGATAGAAATATTGATCATGACCACGCCCCTATTCCTTCTTTATTATCAACCGGAGCAGTTCACCAACATCTTGTAAAATTAAACCTTAGAACTAAAACAGGTATAGTAGTAGAAGCGGGAGATGTAAGAGAAACTCACCATTTTGCCACTATCATTGGATACGGAGCTAGTGCGATAAATCCTTACCTAGCAATTAATTCAATTGAAGAACTGCATGATAAAGGTCAATTAGAAGATGGGCTTTCAAAAGAAAAAGCAGTAGAAAATTATCAGAAAGCAATCGGATATGGCTTATTGAAGATTTTATCTAAAATGGGGATCAGCACCTTGCAGTCCTATCAAAGTGCACAAATTTTTGAAGCATTAGGTCTTCATTCAACCGTGATTGAAAAATGCTTTACGGGTACAATCTCTCGAATTGAAGGCATTGATTTTGATGGATTAGCTAAAGAAGTTTTAGTAAGACATTTACAAGCTTATCCTTCAAATAATCAGGTTAAAAAAGGTTTAGAAGTTGGAGGCGTTTACCAATGGAAACAAAGAGGTGAAAAACACCTTTTCAATCCGGAAACAATTCATCTGCTTCAGCATTCCACTAAGACCGCTAACTTTTCACTTTATAAGAAATATGCTTCAAAAATTAATGATCAGGTAAAAGATACTTTAACCTTAAGAGGCTTATTCGACTTTAAGAAAAGAGTACCTATTTCCCTGTCTGAAGTAGAGCCCGCAGAGAAAATAATGAAACGATTTGCAACCGGAGCAATGTCTTTTGGTTCAATTTCTCATGAAGCCCACTCTACACTTGCGATTGCCATGAATAGAATTGGTGCTAAAAGTAACAGTGGTGAAGGCGGAGAAGATGAAGTGCGATTTGAAGTAAAGCCAAATGGGGATTGGGAAAGATCTGCCATAAAGCAAGTCGCTTCTGGACGATTTGGTGTAACTAGTTATTACTTAACTAATGCTGATGAACTCCAAATTAAAATGGCACAAGGCGCTAAGCCCGGTGAAGGAGGTCAATTGCCAGGTCATAAGGTAGATGAATGGATAGGAAGAGTAAGGCATTCCACTCCAGGAGTAGGATTAATATCTCCTCCACCCCATCATGATATTTATTCGATTGAGGATTTAGCCCAACTTATATACGATTTAAAAAATGCTAATCGTACAGCCAGAATTAATGTGAAATTAGTTTCACAAGCGGGTGTCGGTACTGTTGCAGCTGGAGTTTCGAAAGCAAATGCAGATGTGGTTCTAATTTCAGGTGCAGATGGAGGAACAGGTGCATCGCCTTTAAGCTCTATTCGTCATGCTGGACTTCCATGGGAATTAGGATTAGCTGAAGCCCATCAAACCTTAGTGAAAAACAATCTAAGAAGTAGGATTACAGTTCAAGCGGATGGACAAATGAGAACAGGTCGTGATTTAGCCATTGCTACTTTATTAGGAGCTGAAGAATGGGGAATCTCAACTGCTGCTTTGGTGGTCGAAGGTTGTATCATGATGCGTAAATGTCATACCAATACTTGTCCTGTAGGAGTAGCTACTCAAAATCCAGAATTAAGAAAACTCTTTACTGGAGATCCTGAGCATGTTGTGAATTTCTTTAAATTCCTAACTGAAGATTTAAGGGAAATAATGGCTCAATTAGGATTTAAAACCATTGATGAAATGGTAGGCCATTCAGAAGTATTAAAGGTTAGAAATGATGTGCCTTTCTGGAAATTAAAAGACCTTGACTTAAGCCCAATTTTATATCAAGAGCATATTGCGGAACAGGTTGGTGTTTTTAAGCAAATTGAGCAAGAGCACGAATTAGATGAGGTATTAGATTGGCAACTATTGGAAACTGCCAAAGAAGCTTTAGAGAATAAACAAGCTGTTCGAAAAACTTTCCCAATCCGGAATATCAATAGAGCGGTGGGAGCAATTCTTTCCAATGAAATCAGTAAAAAGTATAAAGGAGAAGGGCTTCCTGAAGATACAATTCGATATAAATTTGAAGGATCAGCAGGGCAAAGCTTTGGAGCATTCCTTGCTCCAGGAGTGACCTTTGAAATTGAAGGTGAGTCTAATGACTATTACGGAAAAGGCTTATCTGGTGGTAAACTCCTCATTTATCCTCCTAAAAACTCAAGCTTTACGGCATCTGAAAATATCATAATTGGGAATGTTGCCTTTTATGGAGCGACTTCTGGTTATGCCTACATTAACGGAATGGCTGGTGAGCGATTCTGTGTTAGAAATTCAGGAGTACATACCGTAGTTGAAGGCGTAGGGGATCATGCATGTGAATACATGACTGGTGGAAGAGTAGTAGTGCTTGGTGAAACTGGTAAAAACTTTGCAGCCGGAATGAGTGGTGGTATCGCCTATGTATTAGATGAAAATAATTCATTTGAGGAAAATTGTAATAAAGCCATGGTAGGCATGGAAAGTCCTTCGGAAGAGGATATAAATGAGCTTAAGACCTTAATTGATTATCATGCTCAAGCCACTGGCAGCGTAAAAGCCAAAGCAATTTTAGAGGATTTTGATCACTATTTATCAAAATTCATCAAAGTAATCCCTCACGATTATAAGCGCATTTTAGAGGCTAAAAAAGAAGAAGAACAAAAGAATAACGAAAAAATAGTAGCATAA